tccatatacggtgttaagaagatgacgcaGCCTGTCATCGAATCGGTGTGTATTTTATATGCCTCTCTTATACAGTgtaattatcaacaagaATGGAATTTCAACAATTGTCACAGAATAGTACcatccatttttgatgagGTATCACATCAGTATATAATACGAATACACTTCGAAGAACTCATCCTTGTTAGCTCAGTTGGTAGAGCGTTCGGCTTTTAAGCATATTTGCTTAGGCAAGGATACCGAAATGTCAGGGGTTCGAGCCCCCTATGAGgagttctttctttttgctcttCAGACGTTCCCTGCGAACATACCTTTTCCTGAGGGAAGGCTACTTACCGATGTTCACGCGCTTAGAAGTATCaacgaattttttttaaagaattACTCACACATTTTACACACATATAGAAATTCTAACTTATACACGTAGGCAAAGGCGTAGATACAGTTGTAgtaataaaataaaaaaatagaggTTTGGAATGGCCAAATgcgatttttttggatattattttcttattttatATTCACATCAAATCGGAAAACCCTGGAACAAGGTTCTTAGTAAACCCACCTTCCTTGGCAGCTGCTTCGTAGTAGCCGTAGATGGTGGTGGTGGCCATCAAAATAGACGCACCGGACCCCAAAGTACCTAGTAGATCAGAGCCAACAGAAAGGGCACCAATGGTGGCGCCTCCGAAGGCAGCAGCGGTGGGAatgatcttcttcaattctctGTAGATTGACGTTTCTCTCTTACCGTTGATGACCATGCCTTGGTCCTTGAACTGTTTGGAGATGTCACGGGGAGATGTACCGGAGATCTCGATCCaagttttggaaaacaCCGCGCACGAACCGAGAACAAAAGTGACGTAGACGATGGTCTTGATAGGGTCCAAAAGGGCTTCTGACAAGGACATCAATGGCTGGATGTAGTAGGCCAATCCGCTCAAGGCCATTTGAGGACCCTGGGTGCCCGGCCGGATACCCCAAACACCAATCAAACGGATCAACGCGTTGGTGGGGTATTTTTGGAAGAGGATTTGGGAGATCAGGAAAATGTTGGAGGTCAACGCACTTTGCAACATGATCGGGGTGTTGGAAGTGTAAAACAGCTTGATTGGGTATGTACCAATTTGGCCTCTCACCTTGGTGGACCTGATGGGCAACTCGTAACGGAAGCCCTGCAAATACAAcacgaaaaggaaaatagcCACGGTCATCAAGACTTGGAACATGTTGGGCAGATTGGTACGGTAAAAGGCCTCCACAAGGGCTCTCTTCTTGTCCTTTCTGACAGCcaaaagatggaaaaacGCAATCACGGCACCTTCAAACTCCTTACCACGACCGGAGTTGACTGTGGTGGGGGCAAAGGCCCTCCAGAAAATCTGTTCAGCAATGTTAGTGGCTGTGAACAATGAAATACCGGAACCTAGACCGTAGCCCTTGGACAACAGTTCGTCCAATAGCATGACGATCAACGATGCAAACATCAATTGGAAGACCAACAACAAACAGATGGGCAGCCCAAGATCTGAAGGCGCACCGTAGTTACCCGTCATGACAACCACGAGTGCTTGACCCAAGATCAGAATGATGGCGCAGACCTTTTGCGCAATTTGGAACAGCTCCCTGTCCTGCTTGTTCTCGGCCCTGATCTGCAAAAGTTGCGTACCTtgcaagaattggaaaatcatCGACGACGTGATGATGGGAGAGACACCTAGTTCCAGTAGAGTACCACGATTGGAGGCCAGCATGGCACGCAGCCAGTATAGCGGGTCCGAAGTCTCACTGGACACGATCCCGTACAGTGGGATCTGGCCCAGGATTAAGAAGATCAGCAGCGAAACACCCGTCCAGATGAGTTTCTGGTTGTATGGGACCTTTCTTTCCGGAGCAATGACTTCCGGCAGGAAGGATTCAAAGGGCTTGAACAGGTCTAGAACACGATTGGAGGACATTTTTGATGTGAAGTGTGAGCCAACGCCGGTTTTCTTCTGTGCTTGCTAGTTATATTTAAGTacgcttttttttttttcccagcAACTGAACCGTGTAATAGTGAAGTGAGGTTGAATTGAGGACAGAAAAAGGTTACTTCTGAGGCCGGTGAAGTTTCAGATGGAGAAGAGCGGAGATTGGAGCGGGAGGGGTGCAAAATGAAGTCCTTGTTCTGCTGGACGTTAAGAATATCTATACCGACCGTAACACCAATTCAAGGCAGGATATACTTGTTGTTTGCAAGTGTTTGCCGAAAGAGAGAACGAgagagggaaaaaaagagaatgaGAGAGAACACGTAAAGCGAAAAATCAAGAGGAAAACCGCTTCGGGTAACGATCAAGAGAAGAGACAGATATgatgtacatatatataggAACTTTGGCAACTAGATAGCAGCTTTAACTGCATGTGGTGGCACATTTGTAACCAAGATGAGAGTTAGCAGTGCAGCAAGTAGCTGTGGCCGGACGAATGCCATCGGAATGCATGTGCTGTTTGAGCCCCGATCgtgaaaaatatacatCACCCTGCACGAGTGGGCCATCAACTGGCCATGGGCTGGGATGGGATGGCCAAAAcgacaagaagaacaatAAGTGGTTTCAGCCAAAGCAAGCAAGCAAGCTTTCTCTAATTGTCTTCGTTGCCAACCTGTTATTCTTGCACATGACACGGTCATCGCGTCCCTGCGTTCCAAGAGTTTGCGCGGTTGCGTCCGGTGCTAAACGAGGCGATCTTTGGTATTCGTCTTTCCTTCTTCGCCATTTTGTTTCGTGTTTGTTGAGCTCTTGGCTCCAGTCGGCCATAGTCTTCTTGCGCACATACATAAAACCGTTACAACTTTCCCACAGCGAAAACAATAGCGTTTGATACACTCTTTAAATCTTGGCACTTGCGCTTGTCTTCAAacacatacatatatatatatagacaCGCACAAACTACACCATGTCCTTTGATACACAGTTGACTGACGACCAGGAGGTCATCCTCAAGCAGATTTGGACACACCTCTTCCATCTGTGGCAAGTACCCGTGGACGGAAGCCATATCTTTCACAGTAACTCGCTCAACTCGTCCTCGTCCACCCCgccgaagaagaagaagtcgTCCTGGTTTAGCAAGCTGCAACCCTCCGACCACTCGCAGGACTCTGGCGAAGCCGCTGAGGCGGCCCACGTCTACGAAAAGGGCAGGATACACAAGGCACTAGCCAATCTGGACCCGCAATCGACGAAGAAGCAGTTCTGGCACGACATCAAGAACGAAACTCCAGATGCCACCATTTTGAAGTTCATCAGGGCCAGAAAGTGGAACGCAGACAAGACCATTGCCATGTTGGGCCACGACTTGTACTGGCGCAAGGACACCATCAACAAGATCATCAACGGCGGTGAAAGAGCCGTCTATGAAAACAAGGAGACGGGTGTGATCAAGAACTTAGAGCTGCAAAAGGCCACCGTCCAGGGCTACGACAATGATATGAGGCCCTTCATGCTTGTGAGACCCAGACTACACCATTCCTCGGACCAAAGCGAGCAGGAACTGGAAAAATTCTCTCTGTTGGTCATCGAGCAATCCAAgttgttcttcaaagacAACTACCCCGCCTCCACCACCATCTTGTTCGACCTGAATGGGTTCTCCATGTCCAACATGGACTACGCGCCAGTCAAGTTCCTGATCACTTGTTTTGAGGCGCACTACCCGGAGTCTCTGGGCCATCTGCTCATCCATAAGGCTCCCTGGATCTTCAACCCGATTTGGAACATCATCAAGAATTGGCTGGACCCGGTCGTCGCGTCCAAGATCGTGTTCACCAAGAACATCGACGAGTTGCATAAGTTCATCCAGCCCCAGTACATTCCTAGCTACCTGGGTGGCGAAAACGACGCTGACTTGGATCACTATACTCCACCAGATGGCTCTCTGGACATCCATTTGAAAGACACCGAGACTCGTGCTGTGATCGAAAAAGAGAGAGAAGAGCTGGTCCAGCAATTCTTGGAGGCTACATCCCAGTGGATCGAACACCAGCCAGTGAGCGATCCGGCATACATTCAACTGCAGGAGAAAAGAGCACAGCTCTCCACCGCGCTCTGCGAGAACTACTCCAAGCTAGACCCGTATATCAGATCAAGATCTGTTTACGACTACAATGGCTCTTTGAAGGTTTGAACCGTCTCTTGCAGCTCTCCCATTCTGTATAGACTTTTATAAAAACATCTATCAGCTATATAACtctttctatttctttttttcttttcttttatctgTACAATACAATACGCGAAAAATTATAGAATTTAcatttatcaacaaaaataatgggCTGAGAAATGATGGACAGCACGTCTACAAACACTGCTGCGCACCTgaaattttctattttcaTGGATGAGTCTGGTACTAGATGATATCATCCTCTCACTGACAAATGCTAACGAACGAACACCTCCACAGACCCTAAAGACTACCTTATGCCTGCTTTACGAAAAATCGAAACAATATGGTCTCTCTTCATCGCAGCTACAAGCGCTTGTACGGTTGCTCTGTGAAACTTCCATAATTGATACAGTGACTAAGGTGTACATTGTGgaaaattgtttttttcccgACGATTATCTGACTAAGGACCTCATTTTGGAAGTTATTAACCATCTGGGTGCGCCAACAGCGTTCTCCCGATATCGCATACAAACCCCCCCGGCTTTACAATCCGCACTGTGCAAATGGCTGGTGCACGTCTTCTTCCTATTTCCAGTATCGTCGGAAAGGGGCCACGGCATATCCGGCTCTGTCTGGTTGCATTTATggcaattttctttcttgcaAAAATGGATAACTTACTTGATTATTTGGCAAGCCACCACCTCTATCGATGTCAAATCTTGGAAGttgttcatcatcaaaaaatgtgCCATGAATCCAGGATACCGGGACGCTCCTGCTGCGGCGACTTTGATTTTGCAACGGTATCAGTGTCTCGTGGGTGCCTCGAACCAAATCACAACATTGATAGTAACTATCAACTGTAACAGAAAAACTTTAAAGAGTCACAGAAATTTGCAACTGAATACGCATTTTTTATCCATTTTGAAACGAATATTATCCAGAACCCACCCAGGCAATTTCCCCGCTGAAACTGTTCAGAACACAATTGACATgtatttgaatgaaattcatcaacTAGGAACTGTGTCCACACGCCCGCTCCGACTTCAGTCGTTGCCAGGATATTCTTCCTCGAACGGTATGGTGTCGCTGTTGGATATTACCTCATTGGAGCAACTAGCTCAGAACTGGTCACGGCTACATATTCCCAATGACGTGGATTATATGATgacttcatcttcaaacgGTAATCTCCTACTAAACCCGAGAGCCATATCTAGGGAATCTCTCCAGCATTTATACTCTAGTATCATTCTCATCAAAAGTGGCCGTAataaatcatcatcaccatatGAATGGTGCATTTGGCAATTGAAACGATGTTTCGCACACCAGATAGAGTATCCTCGAGAAACAATGGCCACTGTCGTCTCTATCTCTTCGATGGAGAATGAACTGTCTTCGCAGATTATTCAAGCAGTTTTTAGTTTAAAATATTTAAAGCTTGACGAGTTtactttgaaaataatatgtTCTGGCATCTTGCCATTATGGAAACCCAAATTAATCAGTGGTACAAGAGAACTTTTCGTTAGATTTATGGCTGGCGTACTTTTGTGGAGCACTGGAAATGGCCATGGTAATGATCAAATATTTCCTGagatttgtttttattttttacaaATGATTAAAAACTGGGCTTTTGATGACAAATTAATGACGCTCGGACTGACACTGCTACATGATATTCAAAGCTTGCTTACTTTAGACaagattttcaacaattccACTTCAAACCGATTCTCTACGATGGCCTTGATTACTACATTGAGAATTTTAACCCAGTTGTCACTACAGAGTGACTCAGATTATGCCGTCCAATATTTAATAGTGGGCCCAGATATCATGAATAAAATCTTCACTTCGGACGATCCGTTACTGCTATCAGCCGCATGCAAGTATTTGGTAGCAACAAAGAATAAATTGATGCAGTACCCGCCAACGAACAAATATGTTCAAACGCAAAATCAATATATCATGGACTTGACGAACTATCTCTATAGAAACAAAGTATTGTCATCTAAAGCTTTATTTGGTATCCCAatagatttcttcaaaccGATTTTGGAGAATGTTTATATTCCAACCGCGGATTTcagaaatttgaaatttttcacaatTACTGGTGTACCTGCACtatcatatatatgtacTGTCATTCTCAGAGAGCTGGAAGCAACCCAAAATACCAGGATAAAATTCACTAGCGGCATTGTAAATGAGGAGACGTTTAAGGATTTCGCCCGAACAAAACACCATGAGATTGCCCAACACGATTGGATTAAGGGTATAAATAATATTCACGACCTGAGAGTAGAAATCTTGAAGCATTTGAGTGACAGCGCTAACCCCTATAGggaaatttcaatattctTATTCACTTATTTGAAGAGTCTCTCAAAATATAATTCTTAAAACTTCTAGGGAAGAAAAGTATACGGATTTTTGTGTTTCTACAATTTCCCAGAACGAACTGGGCCATTTGTATCTATAAGGCATTAATATTTAGTTATTTACAAGTATTAATATTTTCGGTAAACACATGATGGCATGCGGTTATTTATGGAACAAGAAACTAATCACATTATATTTCATAAcgaattttttaatttttttattcattaaGTACATTTTACCTTCCGGCAACTTCAATAAAGTCTCAATAACGGCATCTCTACccagtttgaaaaagtcTTTATCTGTTGTGTAGATAAATTTGACTCTCCCATTCACCACAACTTGGAACTTTTTAAATTGGGATTCGGTAATGCGCTCAATTTCTGGCCACTGATATTGATTCCACTTCATTTGAGAGCTAATCATTTCCGCCGCCTCTTCCGAAATTGATGGGACAGCGGGATAGATAACGCTTACCAGCTTTTGTAAATTCTGCACCATCATTTCATTTCTTACTTCACCTTTTTTAAATGCACCTTCTAAAGTATTCGTTAGTTTCATATAATCAGATACTACAGTATTTAATGAGATATGAACTTCGAATGATTCGGTTATTGATTTTAAGAGACACTGAAAATCGTTGTGAAGTTTCACCTCTGCGTCATTCAGATCTGTCGGTGTCTTAAAGCATTCGCTTATTGCTAAATTCTCGTCGAGCTTGAGAATATTTTTGgtcagaagaagaattttttgcaaCCAACGTTCAATACCAACAATCTTAGATTCGTCCCAATTCAGAGCATCTGAAATTGGactttggaaaagaatatgTGCCCTTGTAGCATCAGGTCCGTGTTTTGAAATACACTCGTTAGGATCTGCACCATTGTGTTTAGattttgacattttttcataagAAACCATTGGAGCCTTGCCGTTTGACTTTATAATTACGGTGTTCCCGTCTGGAGAATCATTTATAAACTTTAATTCGTCTGATTTCAGAAATCGCCCAGTATCAGGATCTACATAAGTTTTACCCTGAACCATTCCTTGTGTAACCAGTTTCTTAAATGGTTCAAAGATGCCAGTAGCGTCGTCCCATGTACCAATAGATCCGAGGAATTTAGCAATAAATCTGGAGTATAATAAATGCAAGATAGCATGCTCTACTCCACCAATATAGATATCGACAGGCATATATTCATTTGCAATCTCACGATCAAACGGCT
This genomic window from Saccharomyces kudriavzevii IFO 1802 strain IFO1802 genome assembly, chromosome: 12 contains:
- the CTF3 gene encoding Ctf3p (similar to Saccharomyces cerevisiae CTF3 (YLR381W); ancestral locus Anc_4.235), encoding MSLVLDDIILSLTNANERTPPQTLKTTLCLLYEKSKQYGLSSSQLQALVRLLCETSIIDTVTKVYIVENCFFPDDYLTKDLILEVINHLGAPTAFSRYRIQTPPALQSALCKWLVHVFFLFPVSSERGHGISGSVWLHLWQFSFLQKWITYLIIWQATTSIDVKSWKLFIIKKCAMNPGYRDAPAAATLILQRYQCLVGASNQITTLIVTINCNRKTLKSHRNLQLNTHFLSILKRILSRTHPGNFPAETVQNTIDMYLNEIHQLGTVSTRPLRLQSLPGYSSSNGMVSLLDITSLEQLAQNWSRLHIPNDVDYMMTSSSNGNLLLNPRAISRESLQHLYSSIILIKSGRNKSSSPYEWCIWQLKRCFAHQIEYPRETMATVVSISSMENELSSQIIQAVFSLKYLKLDEFTLKIICSGILPLWKPKLISGTRELFVRFMAGVLLWSTGNGHGNDQIFPEICFYFLQMIKNWAFDDKLMTLGLTLLHDIQSLLTLDKIFNNSTSNRFSTMALITTLRILTQLSLQSDSDYAVQYLIVGPDIMNKIFTSDDPLLLSAACKYLVATKNKLMQYPPTNKYVQTQNQYIMDLTNYLYRNKVLSSKALFGIPIDFFKPILENVYIPTADFRNLKFFTITGVPALSYICTVILRELEATQNTRIKFTSGIVNEETFKDFARTKHHEIAQHDWIKGINNIHDLRVEILKHLSDSANPYREISIFLFTYLKSLSKYNS
- the CSR1 gene encoding Csr1p (similar to Saccharomyces cerevisiae CSR1 (YLR380W); ancestral locus Anc_4.234), translating into MSFDTQLTDDQEVILKQIWTHLFHLWQVPVDGSHIFHSNSLNSSSSTPPKKKKSSWFSKLQPSDHSQDSGEAAEAAHVYEKGRIHKALANLDPQSTKKQFWHDIKNETPDATILKFIRARKWNADKTIAMLGHDLYWRKDTINKIINGGERAVYENKETGVIKNLELQKATVQGYDNDMRPFMLVRPRLHHSSDQSEQELEKFSLLVIEQSKLFFKDNYPASTTILFDLNGFSMSNMDYAPVKFLITCFEAHYPESLGHLLIHKAPWIFNPIWNIIKNWLDPVVASKIVFTKNIDELHKFIQPQYIPSYLGGENDADLDHYTPPDGSLDIHLKDTETRAVIEKEREELVQQFLEATSQWIEHQPVSDPAYIQLQEKRAQLSTALCENYSKLDPYIRSRSVYDYNGSLKV
- the SEC61 gene encoding translocon subunit SEC61 (similar to Saccharomyces cerevisiae SEC61 (YLR378C); ancestral locus Anc_4.230) yields the protein MSSNRVLDLFKPFESFLPEVIAPERKVPYNQKLIWTGVSLLIFLILGQIPLYGIVSSETSDPLYWLRAMLASNRGTLLELGVSPIITSSMIFQFLQGTQLLQIRAENKQDRELFQIAQKVCAIILILGQALVVVMTGNYGAPSDLGLPICLLLVFQLMFASLIVMLLDELLSKGYGLGSGISLFTATNIAEQIFWRAFAPTTVNSGRGKEFEGAVIAFFHLLAVRKDKKRALVEAFYRTNLPNMFQVLMTVAIFLFVLYLQGFRYELPIRSTKVRGQIGTYPIKLFYTSNTPIMLQSALTSNIFLISQILFQKYPTNALIRLIGVWGIRPGTQGPQMALSGLAYYIQPLMSLSEALLDPIKTIVYVTFVLGSCAVFSKTWIEISGTSPRDISKQFKDQGMVINGKRETSIYRELKKIIPTAAAFGGATIGALSVGSDLLGTLGSGASILMATTTIYGYYEAAAKEGGFTKNLVPGFSDLM